Proteins encoded together in one Microcebus murinus isolate Inina chromosome 16, M.murinus_Inina_mat1.0, whole genome shotgun sequence window:
- the RBPJL gene encoding recombining binding protein suppressor of hairless-like protein isoform X2 produces MDPVQAADPSAPPDFLTHLSLPDSSEARLQSGADGRSLPGSWTRSSPEHATILREGVRGCLQQRCEQTVRILHAKVAQKSYGNEKRFFCPPPCVYLSGPGWRVKPVQGQVPQAGEPGPTVCGYMGLDGAAGSAAETQKLNFEEQPDSREFGCAKTLYISDADKRKHFRLVLRLVLSGGRELGTFHSRLIKVISKPSQKKQSLKNTDLCISSGSKVSLFNRLRSQTVSTRYLSVEDGAFVASARQWAAFTLHLADEHRSQGDFPPREGYVRYGSLVQLVCTVTGITLPPMIIRKVAKQCALLDVDEPISQLHKCAFQFPDGPPGEGGTYLCLATEKVVQFQASPCPKEANRALLNDSSCWTIIGTESVEFSFSSSLACTREPVTPVPLISTLELSGGGDVATLELHGENFHAGLKVWFGDVEAETMYSPRSLVCVVPDVAAFGSDWRWLRTPITVPVSLVRADRLFYPSAFSFTYTPEYSARPGPAGAPEPAADADALLETIHQEFTRTNFHLFIQT; encoded by the exons ATGGATCCTGTGCAGGCAGCAG ACCCCTCAGCGCCCCCGGACTTTTTGACTCACCTGAGCCTGCCGGACAGCTCAGAGGCGCGGCTGCAGAGCGGAGCCGACGGGCGGAGCCTCCCGGGCAGTTGGACCAG gTCATCCCCAGAGCATGCCACCATCCTGAGGGAAGGGGTGCGCGGGTGCCTGCAGCAGCGGTGTGAGCAGACAGTGCGGATCCTGCACGCCAAGGTGGCCCAGAAGTCATACGGAAACGAGAAGCG GTTCTTCTGCCCTCCACCCTGCGTCTACCTGTCCGGTCCCGGCTGGAGGGTGAAGCCAGTGCAGGGCCAAG TTCCCCAGGCCGGGGAGCCCGGGCCCACCGTCTGCGGTTACATGGGACTGGACGGCGCGGCCGGCAGCGCCGCGGAAACGCAGAAGCTGAATTTCGAGGAGCAGCCGGACTCCAGG GAATTCGGTTGCGCCAAGACGCTGTACATCTCGGACGCAGACAAGAGGAAGCACTTTCGGCTGGTGCTGCGGCTGGTGCTGAGCGGGGGCCGGGAGCTCGGCACCTTCCACAGCCGCCTCATCAAGGTCATCTCCAAGCCCTCGCAGAAGAAGCAGTCGCTGAAAAACACGGACC TGTGCATATCCTCGGGCTCAAAGGTCTCCCTCTTCAACCGCCTGCGCTCCCAGACGGTCTCCACACGCTACCTCTCTGTGGAGGATGGGGCCTTTGTGGCCAGCGCGAGACAGTGGGCAGCCTTCACGCTGCACCTGG CTGATGAGCACCGTTCCCAAGGGGACTTCCCGCCTCGGGAGGGCTACGTGCGCTATGGCTCCCTGGTGCAGCTTGTCTGTACCGTAACCGGCATCACGCTGCCTCCTATG ATCATCCGCAAGGTAGCCAAACAATGTGCACTCCTCGACGTGGATGAGCCCATCTCCCAGCTGCACAAGTGTGCATTCCAGTTCCCAGATGGTCCTCCAGGAGAGGGTGGCACCTACTTATGCCTTGCCACGGAGAAGGTGGTGCAATTCCAG gcctctccctgccccaagGAGGCGAACCGAGCGCTGCTCAACGACAGCTCTTGCTGGACCATCATCGGCACGGAGTCGGTGGAGTTCTCCTTCAGCAGCAGCCTGGCGTGCACGCGGGAGCCGGTCACCCCGGTGCCCCTCATCAGCACCCTAGAG ctgagCGGCGGGGGCGACGTGGCCACGCTGGAGCTCCACGGAGAGAACTTCCACGCGGGGCTCAAGGTGTGGTTCGGCGACGTGGAGGCAGAGACCATGTACAG CCCGCGGTCCCTGGTGTGTGTGGTGCCCGACGTCGCGGCCTTCGGCAGCGACTGGCGCTGGCTGCGCACGCCCATCACCGTGCCCGTGAGCCTGGTGCGCGCCGACCGGCTCTTCTACCCCAGTGCCTTCTCCTTCACCTACACGCCCGAGTACAGCGCGCGGCCGGGCCCCGCGGGCGCCCCCGAGCCCGCTGCCGACGCCGACGCGCTGCTGGAGACCATCCACCAGGAGTTCACGCGCACCAACTTCCACCTCTTCATCCAGACTTAG
- the RBPJL gene encoding recombining binding protein suppressor of hairless-like protein isoform X1: MDPVQAADPSAPPDFLTHLSLPDSSEARLQSGADGRSLPGSWTRSSPEHATILREGVRGCLQQRCEQTVRILHAKVAQKSYGNEKRFFCPPPCVYLSGPGWRVKPVQGQVPQAGEPGPTVCGYMGLDGAAGSAAETQKLNFEEQPDSREFGCAKTLYISDADKRKHFRLVLRLVLSGGRELGTFHSRLIKVISKPSQKKQSLKNTDLCISSGSKVSLFNRLRSQTVSTRYLSVEDGAFVASARQWAAFTLHLADEHRSQGDFPPREGYVRYGSLVQLVCTVTGITLPPMIIRKVAKQCALLDVDEPISQLHKCAFQFPDGPPGEGGTYLCLATEKVVQFQASPCPKEANRALLNDSSCWTIIGTESVEFSFSSSLACTREPVTPVPLISTLELSGGGDVATLELHGENFHAGLKVWFGDVEAETMYRSPRSLVCVVPDVAAFGSDWRWLRTPITVPVSLVRADRLFYPSAFSFTYTPEYSARPGPAGAPEPAADADALLETIHQEFTRTNFHLFIQT; encoded by the exons ATGGATCCTGTGCAGGCAGCAG ACCCCTCAGCGCCCCCGGACTTTTTGACTCACCTGAGCCTGCCGGACAGCTCAGAGGCGCGGCTGCAGAGCGGAGCCGACGGGCGGAGCCTCCCGGGCAGTTGGACCAG gTCATCCCCAGAGCATGCCACCATCCTGAGGGAAGGGGTGCGCGGGTGCCTGCAGCAGCGGTGTGAGCAGACAGTGCGGATCCTGCACGCCAAGGTGGCCCAGAAGTCATACGGAAACGAGAAGCG GTTCTTCTGCCCTCCACCCTGCGTCTACCTGTCCGGTCCCGGCTGGAGGGTGAAGCCAGTGCAGGGCCAAG TTCCCCAGGCCGGGGAGCCCGGGCCCACCGTCTGCGGTTACATGGGACTGGACGGCGCGGCCGGCAGCGCCGCGGAAACGCAGAAGCTGAATTTCGAGGAGCAGCCGGACTCCAGG GAATTCGGTTGCGCCAAGACGCTGTACATCTCGGACGCAGACAAGAGGAAGCACTTTCGGCTGGTGCTGCGGCTGGTGCTGAGCGGGGGCCGGGAGCTCGGCACCTTCCACAGCCGCCTCATCAAGGTCATCTCCAAGCCCTCGCAGAAGAAGCAGTCGCTGAAAAACACGGACC TGTGCATATCCTCGGGCTCAAAGGTCTCCCTCTTCAACCGCCTGCGCTCCCAGACGGTCTCCACACGCTACCTCTCTGTGGAGGATGGGGCCTTTGTGGCCAGCGCGAGACAGTGGGCAGCCTTCACGCTGCACCTGG CTGATGAGCACCGTTCCCAAGGGGACTTCCCGCCTCGGGAGGGCTACGTGCGCTATGGCTCCCTGGTGCAGCTTGTCTGTACCGTAACCGGCATCACGCTGCCTCCTATG ATCATCCGCAAGGTAGCCAAACAATGTGCACTCCTCGACGTGGATGAGCCCATCTCCCAGCTGCACAAGTGTGCATTCCAGTTCCCAGATGGTCCTCCAGGAGAGGGTGGCACCTACTTATGCCTTGCCACGGAGAAGGTGGTGCAATTCCAG gcctctccctgccccaagGAGGCGAACCGAGCGCTGCTCAACGACAGCTCTTGCTGGACCATCATCGGCACGGAGTCGGTGGAGTTCTCCTTCAGCAGCAGCCTGGCGTGCACGCGGGAGCCGGTCACCCCGGTGCCCCTCATCAGCACCCTAGAG ctgagCGGCGGGGGCGACGTGGCCACGCTGGAGCTCCACGGAGAGAACTTCCACGCGGGGCTCAAGGTGTGGTTCGGCGACGTGGAGGCAGAGACCATGTACAG GAGCCCGCGGTCCCTGGTGTGTGTGGTGCCCGACGTCGCGGCCTTCGGCAGCGACTGGCGCTGGCTGCGCACGCCCATCACCGTGCCCGTGAGCCTGGTGCGCGCCGACCGGCTCTTCTACCCCAGTGCCTTCTCCTTCACCTACACGCCCGAGTACAGCGCGCGGCCGGGCCCCGCGGGCGCCCCCGAGCCCGCTGCCGACGCCGACGCGCTGCTGGAGACCATCCACCAGGAGTTCACGCGCACCAACTTCCACCTCTTCATCCAGACTTAG
- the SDC4 gene encoding syndecan-4 has protein sequence MAPARLLALLLLLVGAPAAAESIRETEVIDPQDLLDSRYFSGALPDDEDVGGPGQEPDDWELSGSGERDDSEDPKAFPEVIHPLVPVGNHIPEGAGPGRQVPTEPKELEENEVIPKKSSPFDGDEDVSNKVSMSSTAQDSNIFERTEVLAALIVGGVVGILFAMFLILLLVYRMKKKDEGSYDLGKKPIYKKAPTNEFYA, from the exons ATGGCCCCCGCCCGCCTGCTCGCGCTGCTCCTGCTCCTCGTaggcgcccccgccgccgccgagTCG ATCCGGGAGACTGAGGTCATCGACCCCCAGGACCTCCTGGACAGCCGGTACTTCTCGGGAGCCCTACCGGATGATGAGGATGTAGGGGGACCTGGGCAGGAGCCCGATGACTGGGAGCTGTCCGGCTCTGGAGAACGGG ATGACTCAGAGGACCCCAAAGCCTTCCCGGAAGTGATCCACCCCTTG GTGCCTGTAGGTAACCACATCCCTgagggggcagggcctgggcgcCAGGTCCCCACGGAACCCAAGGAACTGGAGGAGAATGAGGTTATCCCCAAGAAGAGCTCACCCTTTGATGGGGATGAAGATGTGTCCAACAAGGTGTCCATGTCCAGCACTGCCCAGGACAGCAACATCTTTGAGAGAACAGAGGTCCTGGCAG CTCTGATTGTGGGCGGCGTGGTGGGCATCCTCTTCGCCATGTTCCTGATCCTGCTGCTGGTGTACCGCATGAAGAAGAAGGACGAGGGCAGCTATGACCTGGGCAAGAAACCCATCTACAAAAAAGCCCCCACTAACGAGTTCTACGCATGA